TAAAATTATTAAAATCAAGAGATAACTGGCTGTCTTCATATAACGTTCCCCCTGAAGACATCTCTAATGGGGATCATTATTTTCCGAGTTTTCGCTTTCATAGCCCATATATCTTTAATGATATTTACTATTAACGTGTCTTTATCCTGTTCAAGTCTCAGTACTGAGGTTACGAGATCCTCTAATATAGGGAGGGGTTTAGACATCAGGTTATCAACAAGGGGATACTCAAAGAAATAAAAGGCGATTCTGTTTTCGTTCGTTATAAATTCTTTTATTGCCCCTATTATTGTACTTATTTCTACTGGGTTATCATTTAGCACGAAAAGTCTATCCAATCCAAACACAAGGTCAAAGAACTGCTCTTTGGGAGCGACTTTTTCGAAAGCTTCTCTGTATATGGTTAGGTACATTCTTAGATCACTTTCAAATGGTACCTTTTTTGCTATTTCTCCAATATCCTTAACGCCTCCTATTTTGAATATTTTCATGTTTTCAGCCTTTAATATATCAACTCCCATGAGCTTGAGATGTTCTGCATAGATGGGGAACGTGTCTAAAATATCTTCAACTAGGATGGGTACATTTAAAATTCTTGATGCTTCAAATATGGCCTTTATGAGAATTTCTATTCCTATTTTTGCTGAATTTTCAACTATTATTGTTTCTCCAAATTTCTTTTCAAGAATGAGTGAGTTTAGAAGCTGTAATGTCATAACTCACCACCTATATCTACTGTTATCTCTCTACCAATGAAATCTGGAGCGGTAGTTTTCAAAATTCTAACATGTGCATTAGTTGATATTGGTTCTATTTCTGCAATGCTACTTGCTATCCTTTCTAACTCTATTTTAATTGGAAACGGAAGTGTTTCTAAGACGTC
This is a stretch of genomic DNA from Pyrococcus sp. ST04. It encodes these proteins:
- a CDS encoding DUF257 family protein, whose protein sequence is MTLQLLNSLILEKKFGETIIVENSAKIGIEILIKAIFEASRILNVPILVEDILDTFPIYAEHLKLMGVDILKAENMKIFKIGGVKDIGEIAKKVPFESDLRMYLTIYREAFEKVAPKEQFFDLVFGLDRLFVLNDNPVEISTIIGAIKEFITNENRIAFYFFEYPLVDNLMSKPLPILEDLVTSVLRLEQDKDTLIVNIIKDIWAMKAKTRKIMIPIRDVFRGNVI